The following coding sequences are from one Streptococcus mitis window:
- a CDS encoding VanZ family protein has protein sequence MMKKSYNHVLVWGVIFYSICIVYFCFTPQEQSPVGVETPGIQHLGRLVFLLTPFNSLWKLGEVSDIGQLYWIFLQNILNVFLLFPLIFQLLYLLPNLRKTKKVLLFSFLVSLGIECTQLVLDFFFDFNRVFEIDDLWTNTLGGYLAWLLYNRLHNTK, from the coding sequence ATGATGAAGAAGAGTTATAATCATGTTTTGGTCTGGGGAGTCATTTTCTATAGCATTTGTATCGTCTATTTTTGCTTTACTCCTCAAGAACAATCTCCCGTGGGAGTGGAAACTCCAGGTATTCAGCATCTTGGACGCCTGGTTTTTCTTTTGACTCCTTTCAATTCTCTCTGGAAACTAGGTGAAGTGAGTGACATTGGACAATTATATTGGATTTTTCTACAAAATATCCTCAATGTCTTCTTACTTTTTCCTCTGATTTTCCAACTCCTTTATCTCCTTCCAAACTTGCGGAAAACAAAAAAGGTCCTTCTTTTCAGTTTTCTAGTGAGTCTTGGAATCGAGTGTACGCAGTTGGTCTTGGACTTTTTCTTTGATTTTAATCGAGTCTTTGAGATTGATGATTTGTGGACCAATACCTTGGGTGGCTATCTGGCTTGGCTCCTCTATAACCGATTACATAATACTAAATGA
- the rlmN gene encoding 23S rRNA (adenine(2503)-C(2))-methyltransferase RlmN — protein MKPSIYSLTRQTMQEWVLEQGEKKFRADQIWEWLYRKRVQSFEEMTNLSKDLIAKLNDQFVVNPLKQRIVQESADGTVKYLFELPDGMLIETVLMRQHYGLSVCVTTQVGCNIGCTFCASGLIKKQRDLNNGEIVAQIMLVQKYFDERGQDERVSHIVVMGIGEPFDNYNNVLNFVRTINDDKGMAIGARHITVSTSGLAHKIRDFANEGVQVNLAVSLHAPNNELRSSIMKINRAFPIEKLFAAIEYYIETTNRRVTFEYIMLNEVNDGVEQALELAELLKNIKKLSYVNLIPYNPVSEHDQYSRSPKERVLAFYDTLKKKGVNCVVRQEHGTDIDAACGQLRSNTMKRDRQKAVAAVNP, from the coding sequence ATGAAACCGTCAATTTATAGTTTAACACGTCAAACCATGCAGGAATGGGTTTTGGAGCAGGGAGAAAAGAAATTCCGTGCAGACCAAATTTGGGAATGGCTATATCGTAAACGTGTCCAGTCATTTGAAGAGATGACCAACCTTTCCAAGGATTTGATTGCTAAGCTCAATGACCAATTTGTGGTCAATCCCTTGAAACAGCGTATCGTTCAAGAGTCTGCTGATGGTACCGTTAAATATCTTTTTGAATTGCCTGATGGTATGTTGATTGAGACAGTACTCATGCGTCAACACTATGGTTTGTCAGTCTGTGTGACCACTCAGGTCGGCTGTAATATCGGTTGTACCTTCTGTGCTTCTGGTTTGATTAAGAAACAACGTGACCTCAATAACGGTGAAATCGTAGCACAAATCATGCTGGTTCAGAAATACTTTGATGAGCGTGGTCAGGACGAACGCGTCAGCCATATCGTTGTCATGGGTATCGGTGAGCCCTTTGATAACTACAACAATGTCTTGAATTTCGTCCGTACCATCAATGATGACAAGGGAATGGCTATCGGTGCTCGTCACATTACGGTTTCAACCTCAGGTTTGGCCCATAAAATTCGTGATTTTGCTAATGAAGGAGTTCAGGTCAATCTTGCCGTTTCCCTTCACGCACCTAACAATGAGTTGCGTTCAAGCATCATGAAGATTAACCGTGCCTTTCCGATTGAAAAACTCTTTGCTGCTATTGAGTACTATATCGAAACAACCAATCGTCGTGTAACCTTTGAGTATATCATGCTCAATGAAGTAAATGACGGTGTAGAACAAGCCTTAGAATTGGCTGAATTGCTCAAGAACATCAAGAAATTGTCTTATGTCAACTTGATTCCTTATAACCCAGTTAGTGAGCATGACCAATATAGCCGTAGTCCTAAAGAGCGCGTCCTGGCCTTCTATGATACGCTTAAGAAAAAAGGGGTCAACTGTGTTGTTCGTCAAGAGCATGGTACAGATATTGATGCAGCTTGTGGACAATTGCGCTCTAACACAATGAAACGTGACCGCCAGAAAGCAGTCGCAGCAGTCAATCCTTAA
- a CDS encoding YutD family protein yields the protein MRKEIAPELYNYNKFPGPEFHLHGDKVETEGIAFSLVENIKDAFDVTAFNQRFSEVLTKFDYIVGDWSNEQLRLRGFYKDDRTEEKLEKISRLQDYLLEYCSYGCAYFVLENEAPKRASFDKKMRKKEEETSSRKGKKSTQTKRKPNADKKNRRRQKDQHSQKEDKGQRHFVIRQK from the coding sequence ATGCGAAAAGAAATTGCACCTGAATTATACAACTATAACAAGTTTCCTGGTCCTGAGTTCCATTTACACGGGGACAAGGTTGAAACGGAAGGGATAGCTTTTTCCTTGGTGGAAAATATCAAGGATGCCTTTGATGTGACGGCTTTTAATCAGCGTTTTTCAGAAGTCTTAACAAAGTTTGATTATATCGTGGGGGACTGGAGTAATGAACAGCTTCGCCTACGAGGTTTTTACAAGGATGACCGAACAGAAGAAAAACTTGAAAAAATCAGTCGTTTACAAGACTACCTTTTAGAGTATTGTAGTTATGGTTGTGCCTATTTTGTCCTAGAAAATGAAGCCCCTAAGCGAGCATCATTTGACAAGAAAATGCGTAAGAAGGAAGAAGAAACATCTTCTAGAAAAGGAAAGAAATCGACTCAAACTAAACGAAAACCGAATGCAGATAAGAAAAATAGACGTCGTCAGAAAGACCAGCATTCTCAGAAAGAGGACAAGGGACAACGTCATTTTGTCATTCGTCAGAAGTGA